A region of the Dasypus novemcinctus isolate mDasNov1 chromosome X, mDasNov1.1.hap2, whole genome shotgun sequence genome:
TCACGCTGAAGGGAATGGCCTCCTCATTGAAAAGACCATCTTCATTCTGAAGTAATGAATCGGTAGGAGCACACTAAATTTCTAAAAAAGGTTTCCTTCCAGGGTATGTAAGGGATTCATTCATCATCCGAAGCCTCATGAGTGTCGAAACTATGGTATGGCAAGGAAGGCCTGGTCATGGGGCCCAGGAGGTTTGTGGCTTATCTTGCCAGAACAAGGGAGTTACTGACGCCCTGGACACTGCCTTTGTATTTTAGCCTGAAGAGTTAAGGAAGGTTTAGGCAAACTGGCTTCAAATTCAGTAAAACTCACCACCACCAGACCTGCAGCTCATTTCCATCAATACATGTACTCTGGAGCAAAGCCAATAAGCTCATCCTGATTTTTGGGAAAACGTGTGGTTTTCTACGCTCTTTTCTATGCTCTCAAACTGCCAACTTTTGATCCCATGAAACTACAAATTAGTTATCACATTGCCTGAGTAAATGAAAAAGTATTTCAAATAAACACAGGTAAGAAACTGTTCTGATCTGAGAGGCCCCCCAAACAAATTTTACAAATCTACCTCTTCAAAAATACTAtcaccaaataggaaaaaaaatccgTAGCTGTTAGAAATTCCTCAAGAGAATATTTACTTATACATGTGGTATTTGACTAAAGCTCAATTTGTGCAGCATATTCTGACTATATACAATTTTTCCACCTTTTTACCCTTCTGAagacaatggaatgttatttaaaattgttCCTTtcgttggtttcattttttagaCAAATTTACAAAGTGTGCCatccctccccaacccccacaaTATTGTGACTATTTTAGCCATGTTTTCAGGCTGACACATCAGAATGTTCCAGAAAATTAGAATTTAGGACTCCCACTCTGCACCACTTAAACAATAGCAGGAGGCCCAGGcacttaagacttttttttttttaggtaccagggtctCAAAAAAAAAGGtccgggattgaacccaggaccttgtatgtgggaagacagCACTCAATCACATCGGCTCCCACTTGACTTTTAAGCTACCCTGTCCCCATCAGTCTCAGCCTAGCTAAACAGACATCATCAGTTCCTCATATAATGTGTTAGGTGTGTTTATTATTCCCTCATGCCAATGTCTGAAATGTTTATAAATTCACCCGTGTAGCCAAGAACTTATTTCtggttttaaatcttttaaataatttagTACATTGAACCCTCTTATAACCCAGCTTCTCAATGCATTTCATTAATTTGAATACTTCCCAGGTCAGACTGATCCCCAATGTGACTCCACACAGAAGTGCTCCCCAAAGGATACCAGTGATAGAAAGTGTTgaactttatttatatttaattttgtacAAGGAATAGTAGAAacaattgttgttgtttttttccttaaggaaatTATGTTCTGGTAACAGACACTTTCCATGAGCTGGAGTTTAGCCCATTTTCTACCCATAATGTCCCCAAAGTTCAAAACATTTTTCTGAAACATGGAAAAGGCAACAAAACGACGCCAACTTGAGAATGTCCAGGACAAAGTTGTTCAAGCCTGAAGCATGTTTTAGATCGGCTTCCCTGCCAAATTGCTTTTCTCAGATTTACTGACCTGCACTCTGGGTTCAGTAACATCCATGTATCCTGTAAGGTCCTTTCTGAGGGGAGAAAACAAAGAATGTTCAGTATTTGCAGTGGCAGATGAAATGAAATATACAGGTATACATTTCATGCTTGATCAAGGGAAGATCTAAAACATTCCAGGCGCTAAAAAGCTCAGTCTTCaagattaataaattttaatggactatttaaaaataataacaaatgcaAAACCAACTCCTCCCCCCCGCCCACGATGACCAAATTcgcaaaatattaaataaaggcAAAGTCCGACCCTGCATTTGGAGGACAGTACCTCCTTCTCCTCACCCTGATCCCAGTTCTGATTACAATAAAAGTAATTTACAAAAACAGAATGCGGGGTCAAAGTTTCCCTGCTTTGGTCGTTTGTCCCTTTACTGGCGGCATGAAAATATTTACCCTGATGCCCAGTAGGCATCGTCCCTACCTCGGAAGGCGAGCGGGCTCCAGTGGCCTCGAGACCTCTAGACCGTTTTTGGCTCCAGGGGAGGGCGGGAGACCCGGGACAGAGCCAAAGGCCTCGGGACCAGCCTGAGTGTCTGGGAACACTGGGCGCCTCTGGAGCAGCCACTTACCGCGCGAACACATCGGGGTACTGAGTACGTTGGAAGATGCTCTCCAGCTCCTGTAGCTTCAAAGGGGTGAACGTGGTACGGAGGAGGTGCTGCGGGCTGTCGGCTGGTTGCGGACGCTGGGTGGCCGGGGGGACCGgctcctcctgctgctgctgctcgggCTCGTGGCGGCTGCCGCTGCGGCCCTCCTGGTTTTCGTCGTCCCTTGGGCCTGGAACTCCTTCTTTTCCACCTCCTTGTTCTGCTGCTCCCTGCTCAGGTTCGGACGGTGTTTGCTCCTTGCCGACTGCTCCCGCTATAACCGCCGAGATCGCGGGAGGTTTCCCATCTGGAAAGGGGGAAAGTCAAAGGAGAGATCTGGGTCTTGGAACTAAGGGTGCgtgtggagggggggggggggggggggggggcgaggggccGCTCAGCGTCGGGTTCGCTCGCCTCTCCCCGGGAAGGTTCTTTTCATGGAGTTCGCTGAAGCACCTCTCCCAGTCCAGGCACTCACCCTGCCGTTCTTCCCCATCCTCGTGGACTCCGAGGCGGCGGTCGCCGGCGTCCTCGTGGCTGTGCTCAGGCGGAGTCTGCTCCATGCCCTGGGTGCTGTCGAGGAAGCTGTGCGGCTCAGGCGACTGCGCGGTCGGGGCTAGCGCTGGGGTCCGCGGCTGAGACGGGGACTGTTTGTGGTGTCTGGTCCCGGTTACAGCGCGTCTGCTGCAGGTCCAGAGTGTGCACGCTCCCGGCTAGACGCCTGCTAGTCTTAACTACCTCCAGCCGCGCTTGGGGCGGGAGGGGTTGGAGGGGACCTACGGAACGCGCACGCCGCCTGGGCGTGGCGGCAATATAGGGGGCGTGCTTTGCCCGCAAGGTCCTGGTAGCTGGCATGCCTGTCTATTGACCAGGAGCTCTGAGTAGCGGACTACTCGCTACTCAGGAGGGTTGCCTGCCCTCAGGAAAGGGATTTGTTGGATTCCGTAAGGCGGTTAGGGAATGGGTTTGGCCAGGGTGGGAATGAGACCTCTCCGTAGCTTCTGGAGTCCCCTGGAGAAATGTTTGCAGAACGTCGTTCAACCCAGCTGTCGATACACGGCTCTTCCAGAGGGAGAGACACAGATAGGGCAGGAGAAAGCGCTGAGGTCCTTGAAAGGAGGCTAGCTGAAGCCAAGGTTCACCCTGCCGCCGGCGTTGCGAACACGCCTCTCCCCTTTGGGAAGCTGGTAGCAAATGGAAAGAACTCTCTGGTTCTGTTCCTTTCGCGCCCAGCATTCGGTAATCAAGGTAATCGCGTGGATGAAATGATCACTTAGGAGGCTTCTTGCTCTGGGTTTTTGCAACGACGCTGCGCTGCCTCCGGCGCCAGAAAATGGGAGCTTGGGGCTGGGTTTGCAGAGCACTCCGGGTTGCTCAGATGGACGCTGCAAGAAACCCCATGTCCTCCTTGCGAAAGCTCCAAGGAATCCAGATTTTTTGTAATGAACCTATGCCAGAGTGCAAGTGCAGAAACATGCCCAGTGTTTAGTGCCTCTAAGCATGCTGACATTGCACGGGACTCTTCCTTTGGCTCTCGATCGGATAGTGGGTGGAGCTTGCAGGGTCTACTGTACTCCACTCAGTTGCCTCTGGCTGCCAGTTCTCTAAAAAAGTGCACGTGTTCCCTATGCTGGGCAGGGGTTGTAGACCTGGGCGAGTTCCAGCTTTCCTTGGTGCTCCTTCCacctcctccctccaccctgtccctatttaaagaaatattttcctgAGCTATTGCTCCTCATTGATGAATGTCAAATAAAAAAGAGCCAGGAccacacatatgataacatggacgaaccttgagggcattatgctgagtgaaataagacagacaaaaaaggacaaatactgtatggtctcactaatatgaactaaatatgaagaataaacacatggagttaaaacagAGTATGATTTACTAGGAGATAGTAAATTATACTTAGAGTATAATTTACTAGCATCTCATTAAACtgagatgcttaatgtatgtagaaattttaattaacttcactgtgaaagtgtggaaatggatggtgttgatggtaaaatattatagtgaatataacaaACACAGGTGagttataaatgggactgtggctgaaaagaCTAGTCTAGGGGTGTAAatttcaatagaaagaaagctagagaataatctagggactgaataacatagtgaaccctgtagggataaggattgtggttgatagtacaaatacaagaatgttcttctttgaactagaacaaatgtacattactatgacaaggtggtaagaatatagtgatgcatgggaaaaatacaattaaggcAACTTATAGACTAGAGTTAATGgcaaaattataattttcttgcatcaatgtcaaaaaagtttctatatcaatgctaagggtcaataatagggaggtatgggattttttcttttggactaagaaaagcattcaacattttactgaggcgatgactgcacaactctgatgaaagtgaaCTCCACTGAGTGTagactttggatagaatgtatgagacatgggactgtataacacagtgaaccatgtggaagatggactgtggttaacagtacaaatatgagagtgttctcttatgaaattataacaaatgtacagtactaatacatggtgttaataatagggcgtGTATAATTATAGTGAGTAGAATTAACACAactgattgtggctgaaaaggctAGCCTGTGGATGTAAATCTCAATTGAAAGAGAGCTAGAGAATATTTCAGGGACTcaatataacatagtgaacctagaggtggatgagaattgtggttaatagtgcaaataCAAGAAGGTCCTTCTTTGCAGtacaacaaatgtacatcaatattacaaggtggtaagaatgtggagaaacatggaaaaatacaattaatggaCTATGGACTCTAGGTaaaagcaatactgtaatattcttgcatcaatgccaaagatatactgtgttaataatgggggggtatggaaaaaatataccaaatacaacctatggatcatagttagtggtaatagtctgatgatgttctttcataatctgtaacaaatgttcagcaacaatgcaaggtattggtagaggggtgatgtatgggaattcttttattttatttaacaaaccaattttattgacacatattaataagcatacaattcatccaaagtgtataatcaatggaatttggtataatcacatatttgtgtattcctcactttaatctttgttagatcattttcattatttcaataataaacaaaaaacagacaaacaagaaaattcttcacctctcaaactctctgttacccctgctgtatatagcagctatttctggctattcttgcacaattatttatttatttattaagcagttttatcgagatatattcacataccatacaatctatctaaagtgtataatcaatggcttttagtatgaaCACGATGTTGTGTACTCATCAcaaaattt
Encoded here:
- the LOC101429937 gene encoding homeobox protein ESX1-like, whose translation is MEQTPPEHSHEDAGDRRLGVHEDGEERQDGKPPAISAVIAGAVGKEQTPSEPEQGAAEQGGGKEGVPGPRDDENQEGRSGSRHEPEQQQQEEPVPPATQRPQPADSPQHLLRTTFTPLKLQELESIFQRTQYPDVFARKDLTGYMDVTEPRVQVSKSEKSNLAGKPI